The DNA sequence GCGTCCACCACCTTGGGCTGCAGCTGGATGGTGGAGCCGTTCTGGGTGGTTTTGATGGCATATTCCTCGACGTCGAAGCCGAGCTCGTTCAGGCGCCGGATGCGGGCGCCCACCCGCCAGCGTTCGCCCAGTTCAAAGGATTCCTTCTCGGTCAGCTCAGCCCACAGCCGCCGGTAGCTGTCCATGATCAGCTCGCTGGTGGCCACGGGGTCCACCTTCTCCTCGATGAGGCCGCCGTCCAGCAGGTCCATCAGTTCGCCGGCGATGTTGACCCGGGCAATTTCAAGGTCGTATTCGCGCTGCCCTGTGGAGAGGTCGGGGTAAAGCTCGCCCGTTTCGGCGTCCACCAGGTACGCGGCGAAGGCGCCGGCGTCGCGGCGGAACAGCGTGTTGGACAGCGAGACGTCGCCCCAGTAAAAACCGATGAGGTGCAGGCGCACCAGCAGCAGGGCCTGCGCGTCGATGAGGCGGGTGAGGGTGTCCTTGCGCAGCATCTGGGAAAAGAGGGCGCGGTAGGGCATGGAGAATTTCAGGTGCCGGGTCACGAGGACCGGGTTGAGCGGGCGTCCGTCGGGGGTGGTGCGCCCGGTGATCACCGCAACCGGCTCCACGCACGGCACATCGAAGCGGGCCAGCTTGCGGAGCATGTGGTACTCGTGCCGGGCCACGTGCTCGGAGGTTTCCTTAATGGCGATGACAGAGCCGCCCAGGTGGGCAAAGCGCACGATGTGCCGGGAGATGCCTCGGGGGAGTGCCGCGAGGTACTGCGCCGGCCACTCCTCGAGGGCGATGTGCCACGGCAGGTCCAGCAGTTCGGGATCCGCCGCTGCCGCAGTGATATTCAGCGACGATGCTACCGAGGCTGCCTTGTTGTCATCGGCACTGGCTGCCACGAACCGCGGCAGTTTACCGATCTGCGCGTAGTCGGTGGGTTCATCGTGCCACTGGGCGCTGTATTCCTCGGTCATGGGTCAATTCTTCCGTACTCGGGGCAGGGCGGCTAAATTTCGCCCGGACATCGTTAAAGGCCGACGGCGGCCCGCACCGTTTACGAAAAAGGTGCGGGCCGCCGTCGGACAAGCGGCGGTTGTGCCAGGCCCAACCGCCGGAGCCAAGGAATCAGTCGCCGAGGCGCAGGCCGGTCTTGGTGTCGAAGAGGTGCACGTGGCCCGACTGCGGACGGACGTAGATGACCTCGCCCTTCATCGGGGGACGGCGGCCGTCGACGCGGGCCACGATGTCGTGGTCCTTGCCGTCGAGGTTGGTGTGGCCGTAGACGTAGGCGTCGGCGCCGAGTTCTTCGACGACGTCCACTTCCACCTTCAGGCCTTCACCCTGGGGAGCGGTTTCCAGGTCTTCGGGACGGCTGCCCAGCGTGACCGTGGAGCCGTGTGCCTCTTCGAGGACGTCGCGCGGCACGGGGTAGACGGTGCCGCCGAACTGGACGCCGCCGTCCACCACGGGAAGCTCCAGCAGGTTCATGGCGGGGGAGCCGATGAACCCGGCAACGAAGACGTTCTTGGGGCGGTCGTAGAGGTTGCGTGGGGTGTCCACCTGCTGCAGCAGGCCGTCCTTCAGCACGGCCACGCGGTCGCCCATGGTCATGGCTTCAACCTGGTCGTGCGTCACGTAGACGGTGGTGACGCCGAGGCGGCGGGTCAGGGACGCGATCTGGGTGCGGGTCTGGACGCGGAGCTTGGCGTCCAGGTTGGACAGCGGCTCATCCATGAGGAAGACCTGGGGGTTACGAACGATGGCGCGGCCCATGGCAACACGCTGGCGCTGGCCGCCGGAGAGTGCCTTCGGCTTGCGGTCCAGGTACTGCTCAAGGTCAAGGAGCTTTGCGGCTTCGCGGACGCGCTCAGCGCGCTCTTCCTTGGAGACACCGGCGATCTTCAGGGCGAAGCCCATGTTGTCGGCCACAGTCATGTGCGGGTACAGCGCGTAGTTCTGGAAAACCATCGCGATGTCGCGGTCCTTCGGCGGAACATCGGTAACGTCACGGTCACCGATCAGGATGCGGCCGGCGTTGACGTCCTCCAGTCCTGCGAGCATGCGCAGGGAGGTGGACTTGCCGCAACCGGAGGGTCCCACGAGGACCAGGAATTCGCCATCGGCGATGTCGATGTTGAGCTTATCGACGGCGGGCTTATCTGTGCCCGGGTACAGACGCGTAGCGTTATCAAAAGTAACTGTAGCCACAGTTATCAATCCCTTCACCGGCAGGTACGTGCCGGACGATCCGTTGTGAATGGTTCATGTTTATTCAGTTTTGTTCCTGCAAAGTGCTCCGAGCCTGAGCCCGGGGCACAAAATGACGCCGCACGCTGGTTGTGCGCCACATCACACACAGAGTATGCCAGAGGTTGCGCTTCCTTGCGAAAATGTTACGAACGTCACATGTGCCGCCGGCCACGTCCTAACCTGACGCGGCCTGCGGATCCTCCTCGGCAACCGCGATGCTCCGCTCCTGGAGCAGGGCCTCCAGCAGTTCCGCAATGTGGACGGGAGCCTCCACCCGGTATTGGGCCTGGGTGAAATCAAGACCTACCTTGACCCCCACGTCGCCCGGTTCGAGCCGGCCAAAAGCGTCCTCGTCCGTGACGTCGTCGCCGGCGAACAGCACGGCAGTGGCCCCGGTGGCCTGCCGCAGGAAGGTGACACCTTCGCCCTTGGAGGCATTGACAACCGAAGTCTCCAGGACGCGTTTTCCTTCCTTCAGGAAGACTCCCTTGCGGTCCTGGAGCACCGACCGTGCTGCCGCCACTGCATCTTCTGCCACGTCGTCCTCCGCCTGGCGGGTATGCAGGACGACGCCGGCAGGCTTGTCCTCCAGGGAGGTGCCGGGCGCCTCGGCGACGATGCCGGCCAACTCGGCGCGGACCTCTTCAAGGAGCGCCTTCTGGTCCTCTTCAAGGGCCAGTTCGGTGGAGCCCGGCCCCAGCCACGCCTCGGCGCCATGGCTGCCGATCAGCAACGTGTCGACCGGCGGGGAGGCGACCTCCCGCAGGCTGGCGAGGGCGCGTCCGGAGATGAGGGCCGTCGTCGTGCGTGGCAGCACGGCGAGGCCCGCGAACGCTGCGGCGGACCGCGGAAGCGGCCGCGCATCCTGTGCGCGGCCCACGATGGGCGCCATGGTGCCATCAAAATCCATGGCCACGAGCAGGTGCTCCGTGCCGGCGATCCGGCGCAGGGCCTCCCGCAGTTCCGGGGAGAGCGCCAGCGGCGCCTTGGCGCGGCGGCCCTCAGGAGTCATCGCGGACCACCTTTTCATTCAGCGCGCGCAGGAAGTCGGCGGACCAGTGGTCCACGTCGTGGTCCAGGATCTGCTTTCGCATGGCCCTCATCCGGCGCGAGGCCTCCCGCGGGGTCAGCTCGACGGCGGTCATGATGGTGTTCTTCAGGCCGGCGATGTCGTGCGGGTTGATCAGCAGCGCCTGCTTCAGCTGGTCGGCCGCCCCGGCGAACTCGCTCAGGACCAGGGCGCCGTCGTTGTTGTTGCGCGCGGTGACATATTCCTTGGCCACGAGGTTCATCCCGTCCCGCAGGGCGGTGACCAGCATGACGTCCGCGGCCAGGTACAGCGCCACCATCTCCTCCACGGGGTAGCTGTGGTGCAGATAGCGGACGGCGGTGTTTTCGAGGGTGTCGTAGGTGCCGTTGATGTGTCCAACGGTGCCTTCCACCTCCTCGCGCAGAAGCCGGTACTGTTCCACGCGCTCCCGGCTGGGGGAGGCCACCTGGATGAGGGTCGCGTCACCCACCGTGAGCCGGCCGTCCGCCAGGAGCTCCTCGAAGGCTTTCAGCCGGTGCCGGATGCCCTTGGTGTAATCCAGCCGGTCCACGCCGAGCAGGATGGTCTTGGGGTTGCCAAGGTCCTGCCGGATCTGCCGGGCGCGTTCGATGATGTCCGGCCTGGCAGCGAGTTCGGTGATTTGCTTGACGTCGATGGAGATGGGGAAGGCCTGCGCCCGCGCGATGTGGGTCAGCTGGCCGTTGTGGTCCTTGACGTGCACCTGCTGCTGCTTGACGCTGGCACCCAGGAAGCGGCGCGCGGAGCGCATGAAGTTTCCAGCGTCGCTGGGCCGCTGGAAGCCCACCAGGTCGGCACCCAGCAGGCCGTCGATGATGGCCTGGCGCCACGGGAGCTGGGCAAAGATCTCAGGCGGCGGGAACGGGATGTGGTTGAAGAAGCCGATTCGCAGGTCCGGTCGTGCTTCGCGGAGCAACCGGGGCACCAGCTGCAGCTGGTAGTCCTGAACCCACACGGTGGCCCCCTGGTCCGCGTGGCGCACCACGGCGTCGGCGAACCTGCGGTTAACCCGGCGGTAGGCGTCCCACCAGGTGCGGTGGAACTCCGGCGGGGCGATGACGTCGTGGTACAGCGGCCAAAGGCTGGCGTTGGAGAACCCTTCGTAGTACAGCTCCACGTCATCGGTGCTGAGCTGTACTGGAACGAGGTCCATGCCGCCGTGGCTGAACGGCTCGACCGTCTCGTCGGGGGCACCATGCCAGCCCACCCAGGCGCCGTCCGTCTTGGTCATCATCGGTGCCAGGGCGGTCACCAGGCCTCCGGGCGACCGGCGCCAGCCGGAGCCGTCATCGCTGTCGTCCCCCGGTGCCACGCGGTCGACGGGCAGCCTGTTGGAGACCACCATGAAGTCGTACTTGGTATGGCCGGCGTGGCCGGAACCGGAACTGCCGGCCGTAGCTGTTCCGGCTGGTTTTTCCTGGACGGGTGTTTGCATTGCGGCCCCCTGGGGTTGCTTGTGCCTCTAAGCCACCCTAGCCGGACGGAATCATCGGGGCTATTCGTCCGTTGGTCAACCCGGAAGAATGGTTGAACCCGCAAGCTCTCAGCTTTCTCCCCTAAAATGTTGGGGTGCCACCAAGTGGTCCCCCTACGTCGACCGACCCAAGGAACTCATGAGCCCCGCAAACGAAGTACGTAAGTCCAAGGCTGAGCGAACCGCCGAGGCGCGGGAAAAAGCGCGCCTGATCCGCGAAGCGCAGGTAAAGAAGGACAAGCGCAACAAGATGCTGATCGGCTGGGGCATCGTGGCGGCGGTCGTGGCCATCCTGGTGGTGGTGGCCCTGGTGGTCACCAACAGCCTCAAGCAAAACGCACCGGTTGCGGACCAGGGCCCCGTTCCGGCCAATGCCAACGCCCACGGCGGCGTGACCCTGCTGGCCAACACGGGTGTGGCCAAGACCGAAGCGGCAACCGTTGACGCGGCTTCCGTGGGGGACGCCCCGAAGACTCCGCCCGCCGAGGTAGTGGCCCCGGGTGCCGAGGCAGAGGCAGGCAAGCCGGTGAAGGTTGTCCTCTACATCGACTTCATCTGCCCCGTCTGCAAGAACTTTGAGGCCCAGTACAACGACCAGCTCACCTCGCTGCGCAATGACGGCAAGATCACCGTGGAATACCGTGCCCTCGGCTTCCTGGACAGCCGGTCAACCACCAACTACTCGTCCCGCGCCGCCAACGCCGCGGCCTGTGTGGTCAACGCGTCACCGGAGAAGTACTCCGACTTCTTCAACGCGCTGTTTGCCAAGCAGCCCGCGGAGGGCAGCGCAGGCCTTTCGGACAACGACCTGAAGAAGATGGCCTCCGACCTGGGCGTGAACATCGACTCCTGCGTGGATGACAAGACGTACCGCCCGTTCGTGAAGTTCACCACCAAGGAAGCAGCGGCCATCGGCGTGACCGGTACGCCTACGGTGTTCGTGGACGGCAAGCAGTGGGGCAAGGGGGACAGCGCCCAGACGCCGTTCCCGGACTTCCTGCAGGCAGCCATCACGGCCAAGGGCTAAGGGCCAACAGCCAGGGCAGGGGCCCGCTCCGGATCGTCTCCGGGGCGGGCCCCTGCCGCGTCCGGCGGCGTTCCGGCGCGTTTTTACGCCCGGCGGGAGTTGGGCTAACCTTATCTAGCGCCTTCCCGGCGCACGCCCCCAGGGGCACGCCTCCTTAGCTCAGTTGGCCAGAGCACCGCTCTTGTAAAGCGGGGGTCGTCGGTTCGAATCCGACAGGGGGCTCATACACCAGCTCCGGGTCTAAGCTGGATCCATCCGAATAATCAGCCTGCTGACTAAAGGAGGATGGGTGCCATGCCCAAGACCGGCAAGAACGACCATGCCCGCAAGGACGAGCTTCCCTCGACTCTGCAGCGTTCGGACCAGAAGGCCCAGGACACGTTCGCGAAAACCTACGATTCCGCCCTCGAGTCCTACGACCAGGACGAAGAGCGCGCTGCCCGTGCAGCCTACGCCTCCCTGAAGCACAGCTATGAGAAGGTGGGCGACCACTGGGAGCCCAAGGAAAAGCGCGGCCCCTCTGACAAGCGCGCGGAGCAGGGCATCCGTTCGTCCGAACCCACCGCCGGCGGCGTCGATGCCAATGCGTCCAAGGAGCACCTCTACAAGCTCGCCAGGGAATTGGATGTCAAGGGCCGCTCGAAGATGGACAAGGACCAGCTGGTCCACGCTCTCCAGAAGGCCAACGACGCCGCTACCCGCAAAGCCCGCAGCAAATAGCCTGTGCTCTTGCCGTCCCGCCGTCCCAAGGTGTCGAATCAGAGGACACGTCCGGTCCGGTCGGCAATGATGCCAGGAGGTTCCAATGTCGGTGAAGAGCACCAGGGAGTCAGCGCGGGCAGCGGGCGGCAGGAACGGGCCTGATTCGAAGCGGGCAGACCAGGCCACCGGCATCGCGGCGCAGGACCCGGCCCGGATCCGGAACGTGGCACTGGTAGGGCACTCCGGCGCCGGGAAGACCATGCTGCTCGAGGCCCTGCTGGCAGCCAACGGCGTGATCACCCGCAAGGGCTCCATCGCGGACGGGTCCACGGTCAGCGACTCGGACCCGGCAGCGGTCCACCAGCAACGCTCGGTCACGCTGTCCCTGGTGCCGCTGATGGTCGACGACGTCAAAGTGAACCTCCTGGACACCCCCGGCTACCCCGACTTCATCGGGGAGCTGAGGGCGGGGCTCAGGGCCTCGGATGCCGCCCTTTTTGTGGTCTCCGCTGTGGACGGCATCGACGCGACCACCACCGCGCTCTGGGGCGAGTGCGCGCACATGGGCCTGCCACGCGCCGTCGTCATCACCAGGGTGGACCACCCGCGGGCGGATTACGACGGCGCCCTGGCCGCCTGCCAGAAAGCGTTCGGCGACGGCGTGCTCCCGCTGTACGTCCCGGTGCCGGCCGAAAGCGGGGCAGCCGGTCTCCTCGGCCTGCTGTCCCAGGAGGTTACTGACTACTCCTCCGGAGATCCCGCACCGGAAATCCGTCCAGCCGCCCCGGAGGAACTTGCAGCCGCCGGCGCCGCGCGGGGCGCCCTGATCGAGGGCATCATCGCCGAGAGCGAAGACGAAACGCTGATGGACCGCTACCTGGAAGGGGAGGACATCGATACAGGGGTGCTGGCGGACGACCTGGAAACCGCCGTCGCCCGGGGCTCGTTCTTTCCCGTCCTGCCAACGTCCGCCGTCACAGGACTCGGCACGGCGGAACTGCTCGATGTCCTGGTGCGCGCCTTCCCGGCACCATTGGAAGGCAAACTGCCGGACACGACCGACCTTGCAGGGGAACCGGGTGGAAGACTGTCCTGCGATCCCGATGGGCCGCTCGCCGCTGAAGTAGTGCGGACCTCCAACGATCCCTTCCTGGGCCGCATCTGCCTGGTGCGCGTCTTCTCCGGGACGCTGCGGGAAGACACGCCTGTCCACGTGGGCGGACACGGCCTCGCTGACCGCGGGCACCAGGACCACGACACCGATGAACGCGTCACCCACATTTACTCCCCGCTGGGTGCCAGCCTGCGGCCTGTTCCCTTCTCCGTGGCAGGTGACATGTGCGCCCTGGCGAAGCTGGGCAGCGCTGAAACCGGGGACACCATTTCCGCCCGGGAAAGCCCGCTGCTGCTGGCCACGTGGGAGATGCCCGAACCGCTGCTGCCGGTTGCCGTGGAAGCGGATTCCCGCAGCGACGAGGATGCGCTGGCCCGCAGCCTTGGCCGGATCGCGGCCGGGGATCCCACCCTGCGGGTGGAGCGGAACGCTGAAACGCACCAGCTGGTGCTGTGGTGCATGGGTGAGGCACACGCCGAGGTGGTCCTGGACCGGCTGCGGGAACAGGGCGTCAAGCTGCACACCGTGGACGTGGTGACACCGCTGCGGGAGACCTTCGCTGCCCCCGCCACCGGCCATGGACGCCACGTCAAGCAGTCCGGCGGCCACGGCCAGTACGCCGTGTGCGACATCCAGGTTGAACCGCTGGACCGCGGCGGCGGGTTCGAATTCGTGGACAAGACAGTGGGCGGGGTCATCCCGGGAACGTTCATCCCGTCCATCGAAAAAGGAGTCCGGGCCCAAATGGACAGGGGAGTGTCTGCGGGTTTTCCCGTGGTGGACCTGCGGGTGACCCTGACCGGCGGGAAAGCCCACAGCGTCGATTCCTCCGACGCGGCATTCCAGGCGGCGGGGGCCCTGGCCCTCCGCGAGGCGGCGGCCGCCGGAAAAATCCAGCTCCTGGAACCGGTGTCCTCCGTGTCCATCACCGTTGCCGACGAACATGTGGGCACCGTGATGAGCGATTTGTCCGGCCGGCGCGGACGCCTCACCGGCACCACCTCCTCCGGCGAAGGGCTGACGGAGATCAGCGCCGAAGTCCCGGACCAGGAACTCCTCCGGTACGCAGTGGAACTGCGGGCCCTGACGGCAGGTACGGGCCGGTTCCGCCGGCAGTACCTGCGGCACGACCCCGTTCCCCCCAACTTCAGCCCGTCCTGATCCGCCCGGCCAGGAACAGCCCGAAGGGAACGGCCGCCGGTGAACGCCGCAGCACGAAAGATCCAGAACGTCTACCTGACGCTGACGCTGGGAAACACCCTTGCGGCGTCGTTCATCTGGGGCATCAACACGCTCTTCCTGCTCGATGCCGGGCTCACCAACCTGGAAGCCTTCGCGGCCAACGCCTTCTTCACGGCAGGCATGGTGCTCTTCGAGGTGCCCACCGGGGTGGTGGCCGACAGCTGGGGGCGCCGCACGTCCTTCCTGCTGGGCACTGTGACCCTGGCCGGGTCCACCTACCTGTACTACCTGCTGTGGCAGTTGTCGGCTCCGTTCTGGTGGTGGGCAGCAGTGTCTGCACTGCTGGGCCTTGGCTTCACCTTCTTCTCGGGGGCCGTGGAGGCCTGGCTGGTGGACGCCCTCCACTTTTCCGGCTACGACGGTGGCCTCGAAGTCGTCCTGGGCCGGGGCCAGATGGTTTCCGGCATCGCCATGCTGGCCGGGTCAGTTGCGGGCGGGGTCATTGCCCAGGCCACCAACCTGGGCGTGCCGTTCCTGCTGCGCGTCGCGGTGCTGGTGGCCATGTTCGCTGTTGCCTTCCTGCTCATGCACGACGTCGGCTTCACCCCCGAGCGGTCGGCGCACCCCCTGCAGGCCACCCGCGCAGTCCTGCAGGCCTCGGTGGACGGCGGACTGAAGAACCCCCCGGTGCGGTTCATGATGCTGGCCGCCCCGTTCACGGAGGGCGTGGGATTCTACGTTTTCTACGCCCTCCAGCCCTACCTTCTGCAGCTCTTCGGCGATCCGAGGGCCTACGCCATCGCAGGCCTGGCAGCAGCCATCGTTGCCGGCGCGGACATCGTGGGCGGCTGGCTTGCCCCGCTGGTCCGGAAGCTGGTCCGCCGGCGCACCACGGTACTGATCGCCTCCACCATCACCAGCTCCGTGGTCCTGGTGGTGCTCCTGGCCACCCACATCTTCTGGCTGGCCCTGGTGCTCCTGGCGCTCTGGGCGGTGGTTGCCTCCGCCGGCACCCCCGTGCGCCAGGCGTACCTCAACGACATGATCGCCTCGAAGCAGCGGGCCACCGTCCTGAGCTTCGCCTCGCTCATGGGGTCCAGCGGGGGAGTGGTGGTGCAGCCGCTGCTCGGCAGGACCGCGGACCTCTACGGCTACCCGGCGTCACTGGCCCTGGGCGGCGCGGTGCAGCTGCTGGCGGCCCCCTTCATCGTGCTGAGCCGCCGCCGGCGCTCGCCGGCAGATGCGGCAACCGGCGTGGCCGCGCCCTGAGCAGTTGCCCGGAACCGCCACGGGCGCACGCAGGAAGGCCCCCGCTGCCAGGACTCGGTCCGGGGCGGCGGGGGCCAACAGGTGCACGGGGGGGTGTTTCCTACTTGATGCCTGCCTCCACCGTTTCGCTGGCGGCAGGCGCCGGCTTCTCTGCTGCCGGCGGAGGGCTGGTCTTGAGCTTGAAGCGCTTGCCAATGTTGCCGCCGCCACCGCTGCGGTTCTTGTTGAAGATGTCGAAGCCGACGGCGATAAGGAGCACCAGGCCCTTGATGAGCTGCTGGTAGTCGGTGCCCAGGCCCAGGATGGACATGCCGTTGTTGAGGACACCCATGATGAGGCCACCGATCATGGCTCCGGCCACTGTTCCGATGCCGCCGGTGACGGCGGCGCCGCCAATGAACGCCGCGGCGATGGAGTCGAGTTCGAAGCCGGTTCCGCCGGCCGGCTGTGCCGAGTTGAGGCGGGCAGTGAAGACCAGGCCGGCCAGTGCGGCCAGGACGCCCATGTTCACGAAGAGGCGGAAGGTAACGGCCTTGGTCTTGATGCCTGACAGCTCAGCTGCGTGGAGGTTGCCGCCGATGGCGTACGTGTGGCGCCCGAAGACGCTGTTGTTCATCAGGGCGGTGTAGGCGATTACCAGTGCGGCCAGCACCACCAGGACGATCGGCGTGCCCCGGTAGGACGCCAGCAGGAAGGTGATGACGAGCATGAGCAGGGCCGTGAAGGCGGTCTTGATGACGAACCAGACCAGGGGTTCGCTTTCGAGATCGAACTTCCGGCGGATCCTGCGCTCCTTGAGCGCCTGGATCAGCAGGGCAACCGTGGCGCCAACGCCCAGGATGACGGTGAGCCATTCCAGCACGGAGGTGCCGCCGGAGATGTCCGGGAGGAATCCTCCGCCCAGGGCCCGCAGCTCGGCGGGGAAGGGGGTGATCTGCTGGTTCTTCAGGGTGATGAGGGTCAGCCCCCGGAAGATCAGCATGCCCGCCAGCGTGACGATGAAGGCCGGGATCCCCACGTAGGCGATCCAGTAGCCCTGCCAGGCACCTACGAGGGCGCCGACCAGCAGGCAGGCTGGGATGGCGGCCCACCACGGCCAGCCCCAGTGCACGATCATGACACCGGCCACGGCGCCGATGAACCCGGCCACCGACCCGACGGAAAGGTCGATGTGCCCGGCGATGATCACCATCACCATGCCGATGGCCAGGATGAGGATGTAGCTGTTCTGGACCACCAGGTTGGTGACGTTCTGCGGTTCCAGCAGGATCCCGCCCGTCAGTCCCTGGAACAGCAGGACGATCAGGATCAGGGCAACGAAGATGCCGACCTGGCGGAGGCGGCTGGTGAGGAATCCGAGCGATTCTCGTAGGGCGGACATTTCGCTATTCCTTCTCTTTGGTCATGTAGTGCATCAGGGTCT is a window from the Arthrobacter sp. NicSoilC5 genome containing:
- a CDS encoding MFS transporter, producing the protein MNAAARKIQNVYLTLTLGNTLAASFIWGINTLFLLDAGLTNLEAFAANAFFTAGMVLFEVPTGVVADSWGRRTSFLLGTVTLAGSTYLYYLLWQLSAPFWWWAAVSALLGLGFTFFSGAVEAWLVDALHFSGYDGGLEVVLGRGQMVSGIAMLAGSVAGGVIAQATNLGVPFLLRVAVLVAMFAVAFLLMHDVGFTPERSAHPLQATRAVLQASVDGGLKNPPVRFMMLAAPFTEGVGFYVFYALQPYLLQLFGDPRAYAIAGLAAAIVAGADIVGGWLAPLVRKLVRRRTTVLIASTITSSVVLVVLLATHIFWLALVLLALWAVVASAGTPVRQAYLNDMIASKQRATVLSFASLMGSSGGVVVQPLLGRTADLYGYPASLALGGAVQLLAAPFIVLSRRRRSPADAATGVAAP
- a CDS encoding elongation factor G-like protein EF-G2, which encodes MSVKSTRESARAAGGRNGPDSKRADQATGIAAQDPARIRNVALVGHSGAGKTMLLEALLAANGVITRKGSIADGSTVSDSDPAAVHQQRSVTLSLVPLMVDDVKVNLLDTPGYPDFIGELRAGLRASDAALFVVSAVDGIDATTTALWGECAHMGLPRAVVITRVDHPRADYDGALAACQKAFGDGVLPLYVPVPAESGAAGLLGLLSQEVTDYSSGDPAPEIRPAAPEELAAAGAARGALIEGIIAESEDETLMDRYLEGEDIDTGVLADDLETAVARGSFFPVLPTSAVTGLGTAELLDVLVRAFPAPLEGKLPDTTDLAGEPGGRLSCDPDGPLAAEVVRTSNDPFLGRICLVRVFSGTLREDTPVHVGGHGLADRGHQDHDTDERVTHIYSPLGASLRPVPFSVAGDMCALAKLGSAETGDTISARESPLLLATWEMPEPLLPVAVEADSRSDEDALARSLGRIAAGDPTLRVERNAETHQLVLWCMGEAHAEVVLDRLREQGVKLHTVDVVTPLRETFAAPATGHGRHVKQSGGHGQYAVCDIQVEPLDRGGGFEFVDKTVGGVIPGTFIPSIEKGVRAQMDRGVSAGFPVVDLRVTLTGGKAHSVDSSDAAFQAAGALALREAAAAGKIQLLEPVSSVSITVADEHVGTVMSDLSGRRGRLTGTTSSGEGLTEISAEVPDQELLRYAVELRALTAGTGRFRRQYLRHDPVPPNFSPS
- a CDS encoding DUF4032 domain-containing protein, whose translation is MTEEYSAQWHDEPTDYAQIGKLPRFVAASADDNKAASVASSLNITAAAADPELLDLPWHIALEEWPAQYLAALPRGISRHIVRFAHLGGSVIAIKETSEHVARHEYHMLRKLARFDVPCVEPVAVITGRTTPDGRPLNPVLVTRHLKFSMPYRALFSQMLRKDTLTRLIDAQALLLVRLHLIGFYWGDVSLSNTLFRRDAGAFAAYLVDAETGELYPDLSTGQREYDLEIARVNIAGELMDLLDGGLIEEKVDPVATSELIMDSYRRLWAELTEKESFELGERWRVGARIRRLNELGFDVEEYAIKTTQNGSTIQLQPKVVDAGHHQRRLLRLTGLDAQENQARRLLNDMDSFRADNNPEMDEEYSAHLWVSQIFEPIVRSIPRDLSGKLEHAEVVHEVLEHRWYMSEKQERHIPLAEAVQSYIDSILRHRRDEAAIMLNPDTELLKILEVENEESRYGADESEDEYPDSDD
- the ugpC gene encoding sn-glycerol-3-phosphate ABC transporter ATP-binding protein UgpC — translated: MATVTFDNATRLYPGTDKPAVDKLNIDIADGEFLVLVGPSGCGKSTSLRMLAGLEDVNAGRILIGDRDVTDVPPKDRDIAMVFQNYALYPHMTVADNMGFALKIAGVSKEERAERVREAAKLLDLEQYLDRKPKALSGGQRQRVAMGRAIVRNPQVFLMDEPLSNLDAKLRVQTRTQIASLTRRLGVTTVYVTHDQVEAMTMGDRVAVLKDGLLQQVDTPRNLYDRPKNVFVAGFIGSPAMNLLELPVVDGGVQFGGTVYPVPRDVLEEAHGSTVTLGSRPEDLETAPQGEGLKVEVDVVEELGADAYVYGHTNLDGKDHDIVARVDGRRPPMKGEVIYVRPQSGHVHLFDTKTGLRLGD
- a CDS encoding thioredoxin domain-containing protein — protein: MSPANEVRKSKAERTAEAREKARLIREAQVKKDKRNKMLIGWGIVAAVVAILVVVALVVTNSLKQNAPVADQGPVPANANAHGGVTLLANTGVAKTEAATVDAASVGDAPKTPPAEVVAPGAEAEAGKPVKVVLYIDFICPVCKNFEAQYNDQLTSLRNDGKITVEYRALGFLDSRSTTNYSSRAANAAACVVNASPEKYSDFFNALFAKQPAEGSAGLSDNDLKKMASDLGVNIDSCVDDKTYRPFVKFTTKEAAAIGVTGTPTVFVDGKQWGKGDSAQTPFPDFLQAAITAKG
- the otsB gene encoding trehalose-phosphatase; this encodes MTPEGRRAKAPLALSPELREALRRIAGTEHLLVAMDFDGTMAPIVGRAQDARPLPRSAAAFAGLAVLPRTTTALISGRALASLREVASPPVDTLLIGSHGAEAWLGPGSTELALEEDQKALLEEVRAELAGIVAEAPGTSLEDKPAGVVLHTRQAEDDVAEDAVAAARSVLQDRKGVFLKEGKRVLETSVVNASKGEGVTFLRQATGATAVLFAGDDVTDEDAFGRLEPGDVGVKVGLDFTQAQYRVEAPVHIAELLEALLQERSIAVAEEDPQAASG
- a CDS encoding ChaB family protein — its product is MPKTGKNDHARKDELPSTLQRSDQKAQDTFAKTYDSALESYDQDEERAARAAYASLKHSYEKVGDHWEPKEKRGPSDKRAEQGIRSSEPTAGGVDANASKEHLYKLARELDVKGRSKMDKDQLVHALQKANDAATRKARSK
- the mmsB gene encoding multiple monosaccharide ABC transporter permease; the encoded protein is MSALRESLGFLTSRLRQVGIFVALILIVLLFQGLTGGILLEPQNVTNLVVQNSYILILAIGMVMVIIAGHIDLSVGSVAGFIGAVAGVMIVHWGWPWWAAIPACLLVGALVGAWQGYWIAYVGIPAFIVTLAGMLIFRGLTLITLKNQQITPFPAELRALGGGFLPDISGGTSVLEWLTVILGVGATVALLIQALKERRIRRKFDLESEPLVWFVIKTAFTALLMLVITFLLASYRGTPIVLVVLAALVIAYTALMNNSVFGRHTYAIGGNLHAAELSGIKTKAVTFRLFVNMGVLAALAGLVFTARLNSAQPAGGTGFELDSIAAAFIGGAAVTGGIGTVAGAMIGGLIMGVLNNGMSILGLGTDYQQLIKGLVLLIAVGFDIFNKNRSGGGGNIGKRFKLKTSPPPAAEKPAPAASETVEAGIK
- a CDS encoding trehalose-6-phosphate synthase — protein: MQTPVQEKPAGTATAGSSGSGHAGHTKYDFMVVSNRLPVDRVAPGDDSDDGSGWRRSPGGLVTALAPMMTKTDGAWVGWHGAPDETVEPFSHGGMDLVPVQLSTDDVELYYEGFSNASLWPLYHDVIAPPEFHRTWWDAYRRVNRRFADAVVRHADQGATVWVQDYQLQLVPRLLREARPDLRIGFFNHIPFPPPEIFAQLPWRQAIIDGLLGADLVGFQRPSDAGNFMRSARRFLGASVKQQQVHVKDHNGQLTHIARAQAFPISIDVKQITELAARPDIIERARQIRQDLGNPKTILLGVDRLDYTKGIRHRLKAFEELLADGRLTVGDATLIQVASPSRERVEQYRLLREEVEGTVGHINGTYDTLENTAVRYLHHSYPVEEMVALYLAADVMLVTALRDGMNLVAKEYVTARNNNDGALVLSEFAGAADQLKQALLINPHDIAGLKNTIMTAVELTPREASRRMRAMRKQILDHDVDHWSADFLRALNEKVVRDDS